From the Onychostoma macrolepis isolate SWU-2019 chromosome 13, ASM1243209v1, whole genome shotgun sequence genome, the window GCCTTTCACATGCCATcattgtggaaagagtttttgtcATAAAGGTAGTCTCAAAactcacatgagaattcacactggagaaaagccatACTCATGCCCGCAGTGCAGAATGAAGTTCACATATAAACCAACCTTTAACGCTCATATGAAAAGTCACACTGGAAAGAACCCTTACACATGCAAACTGTGTGGGAAGAGCTTCTCACAAAAGGGAAATTTAAAGTATCACATGAGAgtccacactggagaaaagcctttCACGTGCCCTAATTGTGGAAAGTGTTTCAGTCATAAAGTAAGCCTCAAGTCTCACATGAGgattcacaccggagagaagccttactcatgccctcagtgtggaatGAATTTTACATATAAGGAGTCCTTTGATATCCActtgagagttcacactggagaaaaccTTTACAACTGCAAACTGTGTGGGAAAAGCTTCTCACAAAAAGGAAATCTTAAGTCTCACATGAGAATCCACACTGGTGAGAAGCcgttcacatgtgatcaatgtggaaagagtttcagataCAAAATAACCTTAAATAAGCACACCAGGATTCACTCAAGAGAGAAGTGTCCTATATgtcatcagtgtggaaagaatTTCACTGACAAGAAAGACCTTAAAAACCATGTAGTGACTTCACATCGGGGAGAAGCCTTTCATGTGCCACcactgtggaaagagtttcacacgtAAAGGAAATCTAAAGACTCACATGAtcattcacactggagaaaggCCTTTCATATGCCATcactgtggaaagagtttcagattTAAAGGAAATCTTCAAACTCACTTGAGGCTTCACACAGGAGAGAGGCCTTACACATGTCTTAAGCGTGAGAAGGGTTTCACAAATCAAAAAgaactgaaatattatttgcaaACTCATTCTGGAAAGAAAAAGCAGTGTTTAGAGTGTGGCAAGATATTTAGGAAACTGAGCAGTTTCAAAAATCATCTGCGCATTCACTCTGGAGGAAGGCGATTTAATTGTGATCAGtgtaataaaaaatttattttcccATCACACTTACAGATACATATGAAAAGTCATGCAGATGTGAGACTCTATTTGTGTTATTTGTGTGGAAAGCGTTTTAAGTGGTTTAGCAAGTTTAAATTGCACCAAAAAGCAAGTATCTGTGTGAAATCAAGGCTACGATTATGCCAGAGCTGAATGTGGTCTAAATGCAGATTTTCTTCTCAAataaggttgttgttttttttgtttaactgTGGCCCATATCAGATACAATCTCAACAGGTGACACTGCaccatgtgttttattttgtattctttacttgttaatattttgattggAGGCTTTTGTTGTGTCATACACATAGGAACGCTTGTGGCCCCACCTGATCATTTCCTTTgctatagtttaaaatattgaacTGTTGCGGTTGACAGCctctatttttgttgttgttgttgtaaaaatatattttttaaattagatttaaaaaatatttaactttcttaaatatttgattcagaaaaatattagataaactttttgttcctgtgtagtgCCACAGTTGCTGTGTTTACATGCAACCCAGATAATTCACCCAGATCTGTTTATAATCAAATTTATGGCTCAGTCAGACTCAactggggtgtattccagaaagcagattATGTGATCTA encodes:
- the LOC131552043 gene encoding gastrula zinc finger protein XlCGF52.1-like — protein: MAFIKEENEDLKIEEAFRVNHEDTEEQTDLVALKEESEVLSEMKEEDQDFITEEKYFSCSQSESSSSRNIAQMTGTLNSHSREAYGEKPFKCQQCERSFRLNKYLKNHLRIHAEDKPFTCHHCGKSFCHKGSLKTHMRIHTGEKPYSCPQCRMKFTYKPTFNAHMKSHTGKNPYTCKLCGKSFSQKGNLKYHMRVHTGEKPFTCPNCGKCFSHKVSLKSHMRIHTGEKPYSCPQCGMNFTYKESFDIHLRVHTGENLYNCKLCGKSFSQKGNLKSHMRIHTGEKPFTCDQCGKSFRYKITLNKHTRIHSREKCPICHQCGKNFTDKKDLKNHVVTSHRGEAFHVPPLWKEFHT